The segment TGATAATCCCTGTGGACCAGGAGCGTTTCCATGGCGTTGCATACGCCAGGGCGCTGGACCTTGGCATTGACGCAGATATCTATCGCCATTTTCCCGTCGGCGCTTTTATCAACGTAGGTATGGCACACGCCCTTGTCGTGTTTTATGACCGGAATGGTCGAGTCCCTGACGACGCTTTGTATAAGCCCCTCGCCGCCGCGCGGTATGACGATATCGATATATTCGTTCATCTTCAATAAAACCGGAACCAGCTCGCGATCTGTTTTGTCGATGAGTGTAACGGCGGCGCGCGGCAGTCCGAGCTCATCGAGCGCTCCGGCGATTACGCGATGGAGGGCGATATTGGAGCGTATCGACTCTTTACCGCCCCTCAGCACGCACGCGTTGCCGGATTTTACGCACAGGGCCGCGATGTCGGTCGTAACGTTCGGACGCGATTCGAAGATGACGCACACCACGCCCAGCGGTACGCGCATCTGCCCCACCCGTATGCCGGACGGCATCGTGCGCATGCCCTCGATTTTTCCGATGGGATCCTCGAGCAGTGCAATTTCCTCTATAGACCGCGCCATGGCGTCGATCCGGTCATGATTTAGAATGAGACGATCGATGAATGCCCTGTTCTGCCCCGAACGCTCAGCTTCGGTTATGTCCCAGGCGTTTTCCGCAAGGATGAAATCCTTCTCGGCCCGAAGGCGGCGCGCTATGGAACGCAGGGCCTCGTTTCGCACGTTTGAAGAAAGCCGTGCGACTGAGCGCGATGCCTCTTTCGCGGCGACGCACAACCCCTCTATATAGTGCTTCTCGTCCATCGATGTAGTCACTCCGCCCGCATTGTCGCTTTTATCTGACTTTGCCCTTGCCCTAAAAGTCAAGTATATTTGGTCAGCCCGCGTTCATGGCCTCCGTGGCTGCCGGCCGCCTTTACTCAGACTCTCCACAAAATCGCGATAAATAACCTCATCGAGCCTCTTTATGCTTCTCAGTATCTCCTCCCTGACCTCGCGCGGCGCGCTTTCGTAGAGTCCGGCGCATGCATCGGCGGCCTCGCGCACGTCCCGGGAAAACCCCATCAGCCAGACGATCGTGCGCCTAATAACGATGGAGCGCTCCATCCCATAACGTTCCACGAGGAAATCGACATCGATAGCGTCCCCCTCCAGAAGCGCATAGTATCCGGCAAGCCGTCTCAGTTCGTCTTCACTGCCCAGCATGGCCGCGGTCGTGAAATGCTGAAATGAGGGCCGGTATAGCAACGGCACAAGCCGGCCCCCTCCTGTCAGATAATCTTTCATCAGCAACCGGCCGCCGGCTTGTCCCATGGCGAAACCCGTCACTCCGAGCGCAACAACACATACGAGCGAAATAACCGCTTCAGCACGTCGCGTCCGCGCCGTAGGGCGCCGAACAATGGAGTCGATGTCGACGATCTTTTTGAACATATTCCCGGCGCGGAAGGAATAATCCGCAATATTTGAGTGTCCGCCGCCTGCGGGACTTGGCAAGCATATTTTAGCGGTTTCCCGGAAAACTCAATTAAATTATAGAAATTAATTGCCAAAACAGTCAAGGCTAATAACAAAGCACTCGCGAGAGGAACGGATAACCTGTAATAGTTAAGACATTATCAGACATAACCGTGCATATTCACCCTCGTTTTACTCAATTCGTCTTATTGAAATATGTGAATTTTTTGACCTTGCCTGATAACAGGTACTCCTTCACCGATGTCACCTGGAGTTTGGCTGGATATGTATCAGCCGGGTTTTCACCCCGCAATTACGGTATTAAAAGAACTTGCAATTTCTGTCCACTCCGGATAGACATAAGCCAAAATCACAACCGGCGGAAAATCCATGAAAGCTAAAAAGAAAACCGAACCGCAACCTGAATCCTTTTTCTCGATCCGCAGGCTCAAAATCGCGGGCAGTATCATCGTCATCCTCGCCCTGTCTGTAACAATTCTATATTTCCTCGTCCGCAACAGGATCGTCATCCGTCCGCCCCTGCTCGTCCTCGAAAACCCGCGCATTACCTTCGTGCTCGGCGAGGTGCGCCATCGGCAGGATGTCGATTCGAGGTGGCGGGAAACCGCGGTCGGTACTACTCTCAAGGAAAAGTACGAGCTAAAGACCGGCCCCAAAGGCCTTGCCGACATCGTTTTCAACGGCGGCTCGGCCGTCAGGGTCGCATCGAATTCGATCTTTACTTTTGACAGGCTAACCATAAAAGAAATCGCCCTCAGGCTAAACAGCGGTTCGCTGTACGGGGCCTACCACCGCCTGTTCCAGGACCAGAATATCATCATCCACACGCCGACGGCCACCGCCTCGGTGCGCGGCACCGAACTCGGCTTCGAGATACGCGACGTCTATTCACGTCCCGCGCAGAAGACCTTTTTCGG is part of the Spirochaetota bacterium genome and harbors:
- a CDS encoding glutamate-5-semialdehyde dehydrogenase, which translates into the protein MDEKHYIEGLCVAAKEASRSVARLSSNVRNEALRSIARRLRAEKDFILAENAWDITEAERSGQNRAFIDRLILNHDRIDAMARSIEEIALLEDPIGKIEGMRTMPSGIRVGQMRVPLGVVCVIFESRPNVTTDIAALCVKSGNACVLRGGKESIRSNIALHRVIAGALDELGLPRAAVTLIDKTDRELVPVLLKMNEYIDIVIPRGGEGLIQSVVRDSTIPVIKHDKGVCHTYVDKSADGKMAIDICVNAKVQRPGVCNAMETLLVHRDYQHTGGLLDALAKRGVELRGCYESAAILPGKVKSATEEDWYAEYLELVLAVKIVGGMDEAINHIERYGSGHSEAIVTSDYAAAERFLLQVDSAAVFVNASTRFHDGGEFGLGAEVGISTQKLHARGTMGIGGLTCLKYVVYGNGQVRS